Proteins encoded by one window of Streptomyces uncialis:
- a CDS encoding NAD(P)/FAD-dependent oxidoreductase, protein MTAAARPTRPESVVVVGAGQGGFQTAASLREHGYPGPITLISAEDALPYERPPLSKTYLMGEADESQLWLRPATYYVRRSIDLVRGTVTGIDPVARTVRLADGSGYGYGHLVLATGARPRTLGVPGAGLRGVHVLRTAEDAVALRASLASARHAVVVGAGFIGLEFAAAARESGCEVTVVEALDRPLARTVSARTAGHFARLHRSKGTRLLCGQGVAALHGDRRGAVTAVELADGRRLPADLVLIGVGVTPRTELAAAAGLAVGDGITVDSRLLTGDSHISAIGDCAAFPQVRSGDLRRLESVQNAVGHARLVAARLTGAPGSYEEAPWFWSDQFSTTLQIAGHADGHDEEVLLGDGPRAFSVLLFRGGTLLAVESVNRPVDHLAARRLMQPGAGLTLDEARGEGFSLQDHVANRSGGYAGSVG, encoded by the coding sequence ATGACGGCCGCCGCACGGCCCACGCGGCCGGAATCCGTCGTCGTGGTGGGAGCGGGGCAGGGCGGGTTCCAGACAGCGGCGTCCCTGCGCGAGCACGGATACCCGGGACCCATCACGCTCATCAGCGCCGAGGACGCGCTTCCTTACGAACGCCCGCCGCTCTCCAAGACGTATCTCATGGGCGAGGCGGACGAGTCGCAGCTGTGGCTGCGGCCCGCCACGTACTACGTACGCCGGTCGATCGACCTGGTCAGGGGCACGGTGACGGGAATCGACCCGGTCGCCCGCACGGTCCGTCTCGCCGACGGCTCCGGGTACGGGTACGGCCATCTCGTCCTCGCCACCGGAGCCCGGCCGCGCACACTCGGTGTGCCGGGGGCCGGACTGCGCGGAGTGCATGTCCTGCGTACCGCGGAAGACGCCGTCGCACTGCGGGCGTCACTCGCCTCCGCCCGGCACGCGGTCGTGGTGGGGGCCGGGTTCATCGGGCTGGAATTCGCTGCGGCGGCGCGGGAGTCGGGCTGTGAGGTGACGGTCGTCGAGGCGCTGGACCGCCCGCTCGCCCGGACCGTCTCGGCGCGAACCGCCGGGCACTTCGCACGGTTGCACCGGAGCAAGGGCACCCGGTTGCTGTGCGGTCAGGGGGTCGCGGCCCTGCACGGGGACCGTCGCGGGGCGGTGACGGCGGTGGAACTGGCCGACGGCCGAAGGCTCCCCGCCGACCTCGTCCTGATCGGTGTCGGAGTCACCCCGCGCACGGAACTGGCCGCCGCGGCCGGTCTCGCCGTGGGCGACGGCATCACCGTCGATTCCCGGTTGCTGACCGGCGACTCCCACATCTCGGCCATCGGCGACTGCGCGGCGTTCCCGCAGGTCCGCTCCGGAGACCTGCGGCGGCTCGAATCGGTCCAGAACGCCGTCGGTCACGCCCGGCTGGTCGCGGCCCGGCTGACCGGCGCACCGGGCTCCTACGAGGAAGCGCCCTGGTTCTGGAGCGACCAGTTCTCGACGACGCTCCAGATCGCGGGACATGCCGACGGCCACGACGAGGAGGTGTTGCTCGGCGACGGCCCCAGGGCGTTCTCCGTCCTCCTGTTCAGAGGCGGAACCCTGCTGGCGGTCGAATCCGTCAACCGCCCCGTGGACCATCTGGCGGCCCGCCGACTCATGCAACCGGGGGCCGGGCTGACCCTCGACGAGGCGAGGGGGGAGGGCTTCTCGCTCCAGGACCACGTGGCGAACCGCAGCGGAGGCTACGCGGGCTCCGTCGGCTGA
- a CDS encoding 2Fe-2S iron-sulfur cluster-binding protein: protein MPEITYVAVDGTACSVEVPLGTSVMRGAVFNDIDGIVAQCGGNAQCATCHVYVDETSLDALEQAQPEEEHMLGFTAADRLPNSRLSCQLKVTGALDGLIVHLPERQY, encoded by the coding sequence ATGCCCGAAATCACCTATGTAGCCGTCGACGGGACCGCGTGTTCGGTCGAAGTCCCCCTCGGGACCAGCGTCATGCGCGGCGCCGTCTTCAACGACATCGACGGCATCGTGGCCCAGTGCGGCGGCAACGCGCAGTGCGCCACCTGCCATGTCTACGTGGACGAGACCTCCCTGGACGCGCTGGAGCAGGCGCAGCCGGAGGAGGAGCACATGCTCGGCTTCACCGCCGCCGACCGGCTGCCCAACAGCCGGCTGAGCTGCCAGCTCAAGGTGACCGGCGCCCTGGACGGCCTGATCGTCCACCTGCCCGAACGGCAGTACTGA
- a CDS encoding LysR family transcriptional regulator has translation MDLLQLRYFQAVARYEHMSRAAEELRVAQPSLSRTIARLEADLGTTLFDRRGRRIRLNEYGAMFLRHVDRALSELDDGRRALLDARDTGLGRVGVASETLLTITHLLGSFRAAYPRADVRLHQSTAEEMDRQLRAGEVDFCVASQPLTGANLDSVELAREEVLLAVPRGHWLDGRESVTIPEIAHEPFVTTRPGHWQRALLDRMFASEGLTPLLSCEGDEPGASQDMISAGLGIGLIPAISRRVGTESHVPVAWVHMVAPDCHRVLTLVWNRDTYLSDAALKFREFTTSRPFMTHRLPDPRRGRAPRRPS, from the coding sequence GTGGATCTGTTGCAGTTGCGCTACTTCCAGGCCGTCGCGCGTTACGAGCACATGAGCCGTGCCGCGGAGGAACTGCGCGTCGCCCAGCCCTCGCTCAGCCGCACGATCGCCCGGCTGGAGGCCGACCTCGGCACTACGCTCTTCGACCGGCGGGGCCGCCGTATCCGGCTGAACGAGTACGGCGCGATGTTCCTGCGCCATGTCGACCGCGCCCTGAGCGAGCTCGACGACGGCCGCAGGGCCCTGCTCGACGCCCGCGACACGGGGCTCGGCCGGGTCGGCGTGGCCTCGGAGACCCTGCTGACGATCACCCATCTCCTCGGCAGTTTCCGGGCCGCGTACCCCCGGGCCGATGTACGTCTCCACCAGTCGACGGCGGAGGAGATGGACCGCCAACTGCGCGCCGGAGAAGTCGACTTCTGTGTCGCCTCACAGCCGCTGACCGGCGCGAACCTCGATTCGGTGGAGCTCGCCCGTGAGGAGGTGCTGCTCGCGGTGCCGCGCGGGCACTGGCTCGACGGGCGGGAGAGCGTGACGATCCCCGAGATCGCCCACGAGCCCTTCGTCACCACCCGTCCGGGCCACTGGCAGCGCGCGCTCCTCGACCGGATGTTCGCGTCCGAGGGGCTGACCCCGCTGCTGTCCTGCGAGGGCGACGAGCCGGGTGCCAGCCAGGACATGATCAGCGCCGGCCTCGGCATCGGTCTGATCCCGGCCATCTCCCGCCGGGTCGGCACGGAGTCGCATGTCCCGGTCGCCTGGGTCCACATGGTCGCGCCGGACTGCCACCGGGTGCTCACCCTGGTGTGGAACCGCGACACCTACCTCTCCGACGCGGCCCTCAAGTTCCGTGAGTTCACCACCAGCAGGCCCTTCATGACGCACCGCCTCCCGGACCCGCGGCGCGGCCGCGCCCCCCGCCGCCCCTCCTGA
- a CDS encoding cytochrome ubiquinol oxidase subunit I: MSAAELARLQFAATTGIHWLFVILTMGLVPLVAVMHTRAVFTRDPARRAVRERMTRFWGQLYVINYAVGIVTGLVMEFQFGLSWSGLSKYAGNVFGAPLALETLIAFFAESTFLGMWIFGWGRLGRGTHITLIWLVTLTAYASGYWIMVANGFMQNPVGHEVRGGVAYLTDFWALLTNPNALIALAHITLAALTTGTVLVMGISAFHLRRGTKDTELFRGSMRLGLLVGTPAAWFVATVGEMQVPLIRRNQPMKMAALENGDVARVEAALVKEHGPGDYVFAHDWLRFSMESMTLIGYSISTVTLVAVGLLWKGRLWRGRRFALLMIAMIPFPFLASLGGWALREMGRQPWIIYGELTVEDALSPVSRASLIASCVLFIAVFVALAVTNWTLITRYARRGPDATQLGTTEPLPDDVPGGRAGPGTGGRGGGAGPGGPADGAGHEQPVPAF, encoded by the coding sequence ATGAGCGCTGCGGAGCTGGCCCGGCTCCAGTTCGCGGCCACGACCGGCATCCACTGGCTGTTCGTGATCCTCACCATGGGGCTCGTCCCTCTCGTGGCGGTCATGCACACCCGGGCCGTCTTCACCCGGGACCCCGCCAGAAGAGCCGTCCGGGAGCGCATGACGCGCTTCTGGGGCCAGCTCTACGTCATCAACTACGCGGTCGGCATCGTCACCGGCCTGGTCATGGAGTTCCAGTTCGGGCTCAGCTGGAGCGGACTGAGCAAGTACGCGGGCAATGTCTTCGGCGCCCCGCTGGCACTCGAAACCCTCATCGCCTTCTTCGCCGAGTCCACGTTCCTCGGGATGTGGATCTTCGGCTGGGGCCGGTTGGGGCGCGGTACGCACATCACGCTGATCTGGCTGGTCACCCTGACCGCGTACGCGTCGGGGTACTGGATCATGGTCGCCAACGGCTTCATGCAGAACCCCGTGGGCCACGAGGTCCGCGGCGGCGTCGCCTATCTGACCGACTTCTGGGCGCTGCTCACCAACCCCAACGCGCTGATCGCCCTCGCCCACATCACCCTCGCCGCGCTGACGACGGGCACCGTCCTGGTCATGGGGATCAGCGCCTTCCATCTGCGCCGTGGCACCAAGGACACCGAACTGTTCCGGGGCTCCATGCGGCTGGGGCTCCTGGTGGGCACGCCCGCCGCCTGGTTCGTCGCCACGGTCGGCGAGATGCAGGTCCCGCTGATCCGCCGGAACCAGCCGATGAAGATGGCCGCCCTGGAGAACGGCGATGTCGCCCGGGTGGAAGCCGCGCTCGTCAAGGAGCACGGTCCCGGCGACTACGTGTTCGCGCACGACTGGCTGCGGTTCTCGATGGAGAGCATGACACTCATCGGCTACAGCATCTCCACGGTCACCCTCGTCGCCGTCGGCCTGCTGTGGAAGGGCCGCCTGTGGCGCGGGCGCCGCTTCGCCCTGCTGATGATCGCGATGATCCCGTTCCCGTTCCTCGCCTCGCTGGGCGGCTGGGCCCTGCGGGAGATGGGCCGCCAGCCCTGGATCATCTACGGCGAACTGACCGTCGAGGACGCGCTCTCCCCCGTGAGCAGGGCTTCCCTGATCGCGTCCTGCGTCCTGTTCATCGCCGTCTTCGTCGCACTGGCGGTGACGAACTGGACCCTGATCACCCGCTACGCCCGCCGCGGACCGGACGCCACCCAGCTGGGCACCACCGAGCCGCTCCCCGACGACGTACCCGGGGGACGCGCGGGACCCGGGACCGGGGGACGTGGTGGAGGCGCGGGTCCCGGAGGACCCGCGGACGGCGCGGGTCATGAACAGCCGGTCCCGGCCTTCTGA
- the cydB gene encoding cytochrome d ubiquinol oxidase subunit II, whose protein sequence is MSLETLWLLLLGLLLAGYFVLGGYDQGVQMLHPFLGSRDTRDGQDAGAQGRNGLGDRNAALDAIAPFFLGNEVWLVAFTGVLFGAFPYLEGTLLSGLYPLIVAILVGLVLGNAAVQLRGRARTARGRRRWDALIVFGGALPALCWGLVLGLLLHGVPRRADGYVRIGTDDVLTPFVLACGVTTALLFAAHGAAFVALRSEPELAARARKMGTALLRAVGAAGSLALLLTLFGAGASMTNRAASAVLAALFATALVVAWWCLVRGHRIRAFAATCSATLLPVPLLGAGQYPYVLVDTAGGGLTVQQAASDGATLTILTAFGVVVIPVILAYQLWSWWLFRGRTGRRHPRYF, encoded by the coding sequence ATGAGCTTGGAGACCCTCTGGCTGCTCCTCCTCGGGCTGCTGCTCGCCGGGTACTTCGTGCTCGGCGGCTACGACCAGGGCGTGCAGATGCTGCACCCCTTCCTCGGCTCCCGGGACACACGGGACGGCCAGGACGCCGGAGCCCAAGGGAGGAACGGCCTCGGTGACCGGAACGCCGCCCTCGACGCAATCGCACCGTTCTTCCTGGGCAACGAGGTCTGGCTGGTCGCCTTCACCGGTGTCCTGTTCGGCGCCTTCCCGTACCTGGAGGGCACCCTGCTGTCCGGGCTGTACCCGCTGATCGTGGCGATCCTCGTCGGTCTGGTCCTGGGCAACGCCGCCGTCCAACTGCGTGGTCGTGCCCGTACCGCCCGGGGCCGCCGCCGCTGGGACGCGCTGATCGTGTTCGGCGGCGCGCTGCCCGCCCTGTGCTGGGGACTCGTCCTCGGTCTGCTGCTCCATGGCGTGCCACGGCGGGCGGACGGATACGTCCGGATCGGAACCGACGACGTGCTCACGCCGTTCGTGCTGGCCTGCGGGGTGACCACCGCGCTGCTGTTCGCGGCACACGGGGCGGCCTTCGTCGCGTTGCGCTCGGAACCGGAACTCGCTGCCAGGGCACGGAAGATGGGAACCGCCTTGCTGCGTGCGGTGGGCGCCGCAGGTTCCCTCGCGTTGCTGCTGACCCTCTTCGGCGCGGGCGCGTCGATGACGAACCGGGCGGCTTCGGCGGTCCTCGCCGCCCTGTTCGCGACGGCCCTCGTCGTCGCCTGGTGGTGCCTCGTTCGCGGACACCGGATCCGGGCGTTCGCGGCCACGTGCTCCGCGACCCTGCTGCCCGTACCGCTCCTGGGGGCCGGTCAGTACCCGTACGTCCTGGTCGACACGGCCGGCGGCGGACTGACGGTCCAGCAGGCCGCTTCGGACGGCGCCACGCTGACGATCCTGACCGCGTTCGGGGTCGTGGTGATCCCGGTGATCCTCGCGTACCAGCTGTGGAGCTGGTGGCTCTTCCGGGGCCGGACGGGCCGCCGTCACCCCCGCTACTTCTGA
- a CDS encoding ABC transporter ATP-binding protein/permease, translated as MKPVERRMLRELPALRRHMTCSAVLALLGAGLVVVQVSLLATVLADGFAGHGFRTATLAALGAVMTSRALLSWTRGVLAERAAADLKHGLRDRITARLRQTGPVHMAARRHGETATLLTRGLDALDPYVVGYLPTMAATAVVPLTVVGWLWWTDWTSALIVVVTLPLIPVFGALVGMHTARRTAHQWRLLARLGGHFLDVVAGLPTLRAFGRERHQTRVVGEMADAHRRATMRTLRVAFLSSFVLETVATFSVALVAVPVGLRLLGGGTDLRTALVVLFLAPEAYLPLRAMGAAFHNSAEGIAVAERVFAILDDEAPKPGRGTGGVRADGARRGQASGTRRSPVRDTTRRGPVGSVRRDLVSGARHGSVNGARQDRVASTRHGPVSDTRRDPVSGMPDARTAPLCLDGVTVRYPDRAAPALRNVSLSVRPGEHIALVGPSGAGKSTLLALLLGFVAPASGRVTLGGTDLVTPDAVPPDPCPSDHCSPGACQPDPCPPDLARPDACPPHRCPPNRCPRDQVRPDLDAWPDLDAWRAQVAWVPQRPHLFAASVADNIRLGRPDASDAEVRRAARAASADLFVEALPQAYDTPLGEHGTGLSAGQRQRIALARAFLMDAPVLLLDEPTAHLDPESEAAVTRATVDLMRGRTSIVVAHRTSLLPHADRIITVRAGGLVLPRPEPELVPALVPEPVPELGLAPAPAPAPAPGKGKVAS; from the coding sequence ATGAAGCCGGTCGAACGCCGCATGCTGCGGGAACTGCCTGCGCTGCGCCGCCATATGACGTGTTCGGCGGTGCTGGCGCTGCTGGGCGCGGGGCTCGTCGTCGTCCAGGTGAGCCTGCTGGCGACGGTCCTCGCGGACGGCTTCGCGGGGCACGGGTTCCGGACGGCGACCCTGGCCGCGCTGGGTGCCGTCATGACGTCGCGCGCCCTGCTGAGCTGGACCCGTGGGGTGCTCGCGGAGCGCGCGGCGGCCGATCTCAAGCACGGCCTGCGCGACCGGATCACCGCCCGGCTGCGGCAGACCGGCCCCGTACACATGGCGGCCCGCCGCCACGGCGAGACCGCGACCCTGCTCACCCGCGGTCTCGACGCCCTGGACCCGTACGTCGTGGGGTACCTGCCGACCATGGCGGCCACCGCGGTCGTGCCCCTCACGGTCGTCGGCTGGCTGTGGTGGACCGACTGGACCTCGGCGCTGATCGTCGTCGTGACGCTGCCGCTGATCCCCGTGTTCGGTGCGCTGGTCGGCATGCACACGGCTCGCCGCACCGCGCATCAATGGCGCCTGCTGGCACGGCTGGGCGGCCATTTCCTGGACGTGGTGGCCGGACTGCCCACGCTGCGCGCGTTCGGCCGTGAGCGGCACCAGACCCGGGTGGTGGGCGAGATGGCCGACGCCCACCGGCGGGCCACCATGCGGACACTGCGGGTGGCGTTCCTGTCCTCATTCGTCCTGGAGACGGTCGCCACCTTCTCCGTGGCGCTGGTGGCCGTCCCGGTCGGACTGCGGCTGCTCGGCGGCGGGACCGACCTGCGTACGGCACTGGTCGTGCTGTTCCTCGCCCCCGAGGCGTATCTTCCGCTGCGCGCGATGGGCGCGGCCTTCCACAACAGCGCGGAGGGCATCGCGGTGGCCGAACGGGTCTTCGCGATCCTCGACGACGAGGCCCCGAAGCCGGGACGTGGCACCGGCGGTGTCCGGGCAGACGGCGCCCGTCGTGGCCAGGCAAGCGGCACCCGTCGCAGTCCGGTACGCGACACCACCCGCCGTGGCCCGGTCGGCAGCGTCCGCCGGGACCTGGTCAGCGGTGCCCGCCATGGCTCGGTCAACGGTGCCCGCCAAGACCGGGTCGCCAGCACCCGCCATGGTCCGGTCAGCGACACCCGCCGTGACCCGGTCAGCGGTATGCCCGACGCCCGGACGGCGCCTCTGTGCCTGGACGGAGTCACGGTCCGCTACCCGGACCGGGCCGCGCCCGCCCTGCGGAACGTCTCCCTCTCCGTGCGCCCCGGCGAACACATCGCCCTGGTGGGACCGAGCGGCGCGGGCAAGTCCACGCTCCTGGCGCTGCTGCTCGGCTTCGTGGCACCCGCGTCGGGCCGGGTCACGCTCGGCGGCACGGACCTGGTCACGCCCGACGCCGTCCCGCCCGACCCCTGCCCGTCCGACCACTGCTCGCCCGGCGCCTGCCAGCCCGACCCCTGCCCGCCCGACCTCGCCAGGCCCGACGCCTGCCCGCCCCACCGCTGCCCGCCCAACCGTTGCCCGCGCGACCAGGTCAGGCCCGACCTCGACGCGTGGCCCGACCTCGACGCGTGGCGCGCCCAAGTGGCGTGGGTGCCCCAGCGCCCGCACCTGTTCGCGGCGTCCGTCGCGGACAACATCCGGCTGGGCCGACCCGACGCGAGCGACGCCGAGGTGCGGCGGGCGGCCCGTGCCGCGTCGGCGGACCTCTTCGTCGAGGCCCTGCCGCAGGCGTACGACACCCCGCTCGGCGAACACGGCACCGGGCTCTCGGCGGGTCAGCGTCAACGGATCGCGCTGGCACGCGCGTTCCTCATGGACGCCCCCGTACTGCTCCTCGACGAACCGACCGCCCATCTCGACCCGGAGAGCGAGGCCGCCGTCACCCGCGCCACGGTCGACCTGATGCGCGGCCGGACCTCGATCGTGGTCGCCCACCGCACGAGCCTGCTGCCCCACGCCGACCGGATCATCACGGTACGGGCAGGCGGCCTCGTCCTCCCCCGACCTGAACCGGAACTCGTACCCGCGCTCGTACCCGAACCCGTACCCGAACTCGGACTCGCACCCGCACCCGCACCCGCACCCGCACCCGGGAAGGGAAAGGTGGCCTCATGA
- the cydC gene encoding thiol reductant ABC exporter subunit CydC, which produces MTPHPRIADPVRTRGPRPTSRLLRHLLPYWRRLLPAALASAGSELAGAALMATAAWLITRAAEQPPLASVSVAIVAVRALALGRGALRYTDRLLGHDAALRAVAGFRTRVYESLVPLAPAGTPAFRSGDLLTRLVDDVDAAQDLLLRVLIPASAAVTVAVTATATAAVLLPQAGVLLGLSLAVAGLVVPALVLALSRRTGRTEKAARAELASLTLDLTRGAADLAAYGAGGRAEERARRASARIAALERQGALTASLASAVVLLFQGAATVGVTWLALRAHAAGAVPAPHLTVLAVLALLSFDALAPLPAAARRLAEVRASAHRLAGLLHTPPPVTEPADPVPLPTDGPLGVEITGLRVRHHPGGPPVLDGLDLRLPPGRRVVLRGASGSGKSTLIAALMRFVPYESGSIRVGGRELRDCASTDVRRAITGVTQDAHVFHTTIRANLLLARPDATDSDLRAAADRARLLDWIESLPDRWDTVLGENGAAMSGGQRQRLLLARALLADPPVLVLDEPTEGLDPATATAVLTDILTATHGRTTLLITHARAGLTGADRVVTLEGGAVVTAGGRQTVRTGGP; this is translated from the coding sequence ATGACCCCCCACCCCAGGATCGCGGACCCCGTCCGTACGCGCGGACCCCGCCCCACCTCCCGGCTGCTGCGCCACCTGCTCCCGTACTGGCGCAGACTGCTGCCCGCCGCGCTCGCCTCGGCGGGCAGCGAACTCGCCGGTGCCGCGCTGATGGCGACCGCGGCCTGGCTGATCACCCGCGCCGCCGAACAGCCGCCGCTGGCCTCGGTAAGTGTCGCGATCGTCGCGGTACGGGCCCTGGCCCTGGGGCGCGGAGCGCTGCGCTACACCGACCGGCTGCTGGGCCACGACGCCGCGCTGCGGGCCGTGGCGGGATTCCGTACGCGGGTGTACGAGTCGCTGGTGCCGCTGGCCCCGGCGGGCACCCCGGCCTTTCGCAGCGGCGATCTGCTGACCCGGCTCGTGGACGACGTCGACGCCGCGCAGGATCTGCTGTTGCGGGTGCTGATCCCGGCGTCGGCCGCCGTCACGGTCGCGGTCACCGCCACCGCGACGGCCGCGGTGCTGCTGCCGCAGGCGGGTGTCCTGCTCGGCCTCTCCCTGGCCGTGGCGGGACTCGTCGTGCCCGCGCTGGTGCTCGCCCTGTCCCGTCGCACGGGCCGGACGGAGAAGGCGGCCCGCGCCGAACTCGCCTCGCTCACCCTCGACCTGACCCGGGGGGCGGCCGATCTCGCCGCGTACGGGGCGGGGGGCCGGGCCGAGGAGCGGGCCCGTCGGGCCTCGGCCCGGATCGCCGCGCTGGAACGCCAGGGAGCGCTGACCGCTTCGCTCGCCTCGGCCGTGGTCCTGCTGTTCCAGGGCGCCGCGACGGTCGGCGTCACCTGGCTCGCGCTGCGCGCCCACGCGGCAGGCGCGGTGCCCGCGCCGCATCTCACCGTGCTCGCGGTCCTCGCGCTGCTCTCCTTCGACGCGCTCGCGCCACTGCCGGCCGCCGCCCGCCGTCTCGCCGAGGTACGCGCGTCGGCGCACCGGCTGGCCGGCCTGCTCCACACCCCGCCCCCGGTCACCGAGCCCGCCGACCCGGTCCCGCTCCCCACCGACGGGCCGCTCGGCGTGGAGATCACCGGCCTGCGGGTGCGCCACCACCCGGGCGGTCCCCCGGTACTGGACGGGCTGGACCTGCGGCTGCCGCCCGGCCGCCGGGTGGTGCTGCGCGGCGCGAGCGGCTCCGGGAAGTCGACGCTGATCGCGGCGCTCATGCGGTTCGTCCCGTACGAGTCGGGGAGCATCCGCGTCGGCGGACGCGAACTGCGCGACTGCGCGAGCACCGATGTCCGCCGCGCGATCACCGGCGTGACCCAGGACGCACATGTCTTCCACACCACGATCCGCGCCAACCTGCTCCTGGCCCGACCCGACGCCACGGACAGCGATCTGCGCGCGGCGGCGGACCGGGCCCGGCTCCTGGACTGGATCGAGTCGCTGCCCGACCGCTGGGACACGGTCCTCGGCGAGAACGGCGCGGCGATGTCGGGCGGCCAGCGCCAACGCCTCCTGCTGGCCCGGGCCCTGCTGGCCGACCCACCCGTCCTCGTCCTCGACGAACCCACGGAGGGCCTGGACCCGGCCACGGCCACCGCGGTCCTCACCGACATCCTCACCGCCACCCACGGCCGCACCACCCTCCTGATCACCCACGCCCGCGCGGGCCTCACGGGGGCGGACCGGGTCGTGACACTGGAGGGGGGTGCGGTGGTCACGGCCGGGGGACGGCAGACGGTCCGAACGGGCGGACCGTAG
- a CDS encoding McrC family protein, producing MTVVVSLVEHAPARGFPLPDAVGRALAGLKILGEAAPDAHEPGVWRLRAGSRVGAMAVAVPGVETVTVRITPKVPVPRLFFLLGYSKDPHGWRDGTVDAAEHTELLPALAHAVERQTDRALGRGLLQGYRSVEESSFVVRGRIRETEQIRRRFGMSLPVEVTYDEFTTDIAENRILRTAVDRLLLLPGVPKAVRTRLVHQRARLADITPVVRGQALPLWRPTRLNTRYHQALHLAEAVLAGSSAEHRPGGLRIDSFVFDMNRVYEDFVCVALREAMRPYGGRSVLQARGTHLDESDSVRLKPDFLWYTGAGVPGIVADAKYKVDKRRSYPNEDLYQMLAYCTALGLTEGHLVYAKGNAPHASHRVRRARTVLHQHALDLDQQPALLLAEVRALTRRMVTGAGEGGL from the coding sequence GTGACAGTCGTCGTCTCCCTCGTCGAGCACGCGCCTGCCAGGGGGTTCCCACTGCCGGACGCGGTCGGCCGCGCGCTGGCCGGCCTGAAGATCCTCGGAGAGGCCGCGCCCGACGCCCATGAGCCGGGAGTGTGGCGTCTGCGTGCGGGGAGCCGTGTCGGGGCGATGGCCGTCGCGGTTCCCGGTGTGGAGACGGTCACCGTGCGGATCACCCCCAAGGTGCCCGTCCCACGCCTCTTCTTCCTGCTCGGCTACAGCAAGGACCCACACGGCTGGCGGGACGGCACGGTCGATGCTGCCGAGCACACCGAACTGCTCCCCGCTCTTGCCCATGCCGTCGAACGGCAGACGGACCGGGCTCTGGGACGGGGCCTGCTGCAGGGCTACCGGAGCGTCGAGGAGTCGTCCTTCGTCGTACGGGGCCGCATTCGGGAGACCGAGCAGATCCGGCGCCGGTTCGGCATGTCTCTGCCGGTGGAGGTGACATACGACGAGTTCACCACCGATATCGCCGAGAACCGGATTCTGCGTACCGCCGTCGATCGTCTGCTGCTCCTTCCAGGTGTGCCCAAGGCCGTACGGACGCGCCTGGTGCACCAGAGGGCACGGCTGGCGGACATCACACCGGTCGTACGGGGACAGGCGCTCCCGCTCTGGCGACCGACCCGTCTCAACACCCGCTACCACCAGGCCCTCCACCTCGCCGAGGCTGTTCTGGCCGGATCATCCGCCGAACATCGGCCCGGCGGGCTGCGCATCGACAGCTTCGTCTTCGATATGAACCGCGTGTACGAGGACTTCGTGTGCGTGGCGCTGCGGGAGGCGATGCGGCCCTACGGCGGACGGAGTGTCCTTCAGGCCAGGGGCACGCACCTGGACGAAAGCGATTCCGTGCGCCTGAAGCCGGATTTCCTCTGGTACACGGGCGCAGGGGTGCCAGGCATAGTCGCTGACGCCAAGTACAAGGTCGACAAGCGGCGGAGCTATCCGAACGAGGATCTCTATCAGATGCTGGCCTACTGCACCGCGTTGGGGCTGACCGAGGGCCACCTGGTCTATGCGAAGGGCAATGCGCCGCACGCCAGTCACCGGGTACGCCGTGCCAGGACGGTCCTGCACCAGCACGCCCTCGACCTGGACCAACAGCCGGCACTTCTGTTGGCGGAAGTCCGGGCACTGACCCGGCGTATGGTCACGGGTGCCGGTGAAGGCGGCTTGTGA